In the genome of Dyadobacter fermentans DSM 18053, the window AGCAGAAGTTCATGCAACAAGTTGCTGGACTTCTACTGTTTTTATCGAAGTCCAAACACTTCATCACCAAGCTCTTGATGCGCCGATGCATACTGTAACACCGATTTTACAAAATCATTCAAAGTCACGTCGTACTGCGATGCAAGCAGTGCGATTTTTTTATGCAACTCAGATGAAACGCGCACATTAAAAACACCTTTGTAGGACTTATCAGGCAACTTGCCCAGGGCCTTGCAAGTTTCGATATAATCATCAACGGCGTCCTTCATGCCTTGTTTCAGTTCTTCAACAGAAGTTCCCTCAAATGTTACAAGGTCATTAACGCCGATCAGCTTCCCGAAAAACACTTCGTCGGCCGGGCTGAATTGTATATTGGCCGTAAAACCATCATAGGATAGCGAATTAATCATTCTTGATTTTTCCATTTTCTTTCAGAGTTGTAATGATCTGGTCGATCACGTATGATTTCACAATAGGAGTGGGGTGAGGCTTGTGTAATGAAATGATGCGCTTCTCATGGTCGGCAAATTTGATTCGTGACCCGCCAGTCTTGCCAGGTGGAAGTTCCTCATAGCCATAAAATTTGAGAATCAGTATCAGTTCCCTCCAAACAAGATCCTTCGGTTTGCTATGAAACCAGGCAAGCAATTTTTTGATTTGGGTCATGACGCATAGTGTGTAACTGAATTTTAGTTACAAAAATATGACATTGACGAAGTTTTCCAAATCTCCTTTAAACGTTTCAGTCGAACACGTCATGCATCCAATTCCTCATCCTCAACCCCTTCAAAATAATTCAAAACCGTCATCAATGGCAGCGTTGTTTTATCTGCCGCATTCGAGAGCTGGATCACCGCACGGTCGATGGAGTTGGGGTCGAAGCCGGAAAAATAGCCTTCAATCATCTCCCCGGGCCGCATTTGGTAGGAAATGGCTTTGTTAATATATTTCGAGGCGCGTTTTTGGAGGCCGGTGAGTGGTGGGGCGGACATGGCGGATTTTCGGGTTGGTTCGAATGGGAAGAATGTGGTTCTTCCTGCTAGCAAAGCCACCAATCCGCCCGAAAGGTTCCGCATTGGGGCGGAACTTTCAGGCGAATTGCGTTCATCAAATGCCTCAGCGCGGCCAGCGGGGGTGGTTGGCGCGTTCGTTCCGCGCGGCCATTTCTACCGACTGCGCAATGCGTTTCTCCCGTGTTTCGGGTCTTTTCGCATTCAGAATCCATTCCAGAATAAGCCGCTTGGAAGATGGTGCGAACTTTTCGAAATTTTCAAATGCCGTCGGATTAGCGTCGAACGCTTTTTGCAAGTCATCGGGAATAAGCGCATTACCGGCTCTTTCGAGCGCGTCCCAGGCGCCGGTTTCCTTTGCAAGGTCGATCATTGCCTGGCCCTCGGGACGCATGAGGCCGGATGCGATCATCCGGTCGGCGCGTTCCTTGTTCACAATGCTCCATTTGCTTTTGGGGTTGCGTTTCGTAAATGTGAGGTAAAAACTTTCGTCATCGCGCTTGATCGCCTTGCTGTCGATCCACCCGTAGCACAATGCATGCTCGATCGACTCCTTGTAGCCGATGCTCGCCGTGGGGCTGTCCTTGTGGTAAATGATGAGGAAAACGGCATCCTTCTTCGTGCCGTTTTCCGCGAGCCAGTTACGCCATTCCGTGCTGGTAGGCGCTGCGATGGCCTCGATGCCGTTTTTAGTTTCCATTGACTACCGACAAATAATGCTTGTTGAACATCACACCTAGAATGTTACCGAACGGGTCCACCACCGAGGCCGTCACAAAACCCTCGCCGCGCGTGATTACCGGCTGATAACTCGTAGCACCCATATCCAGCAGTCTTTGGTAAGCTCCTTCCACATTATCCACATGCCAGTAGATAATCGCTCCGGCGTGTGACCCAGTCGCGCCGGGAGGCGCCCACTTTGCGTCGATAACGCCCATTTCATGTTCATAGTCGCCCACGCGGAATTCGATGTAGCCGGGTTTTTCAAAGTAGGCTGGAATTTCGAATACTTCGGAATACCATTTTTTCGCAGCGTCCAGGTCGGCTGCGTAAAAATTAACCGTTGCGAAACCTCTGAGTGACGTTGCCGTGGCCATGTTTTTTGGGTTTTGGTTTGAAGATGAAGCGAAGCTAAGTAACCGTCGTGACAGCCTTATGTCAGCAGGTTTTCAAGGGCTTAAAAAAATGACCGCTTCCTTAGCCGTTTGAAAATCGGATTTTTAAGTGATTTTCCAAAATTTTAAATTTGGTGACAGTGCAAGCCGCTTTCGTCTTTTACACAGGCCTTGTTCAATTCCGATTTTCCCTCCCTCCCTTTTAAATGAGTAACTTCCAATAGCACGAAACCAGTATTTTGTTGCATTACGCCTGCTTTTGGTTTAAATTCATAACTCAACCAAAAACCAGGACTATGTGCGCATTTCGTAAACTGATTTTTGCTTTGGCATTGGTAGTCAATGCATTGAATGTATTTGCCGCCGATCAGCCGGAAACTTTGAAGATCGGTGCGCAGGCGCCGGATTTTAATTTGATGGGTGTTGACGGCGAGCGGTATTCGTTGAAGAGTTTTGCAGATGCGGATGTCCTTGCGATCGTGTTTACATGCAATCATTGCCCAACCGCGCAGGCCTACGAGGAGCGGATCAAGAAACTCACCGCCGACTACAAGGGCAAAAAAATGGCAATGGTAGCGATTTCGTCCAACGATCCGAAGGCGATCCTGCTCGATGAGCTTGGCTACACCGACCTGAGCGACACTTACGACGAAATGAAAATCCGCGCCAAAGACATGGCTTACAACTTCCCGTATCTCTACGATGGCGACGACCAGAAGATCGCATTAGCTTACGGACCGGTGGCAACCCCGCATATTTTTATTTTTGATAAGGCAAGAAAACTGCAATACAACGGTCGGATCGACGATGTTGAAAAGCCGACGGGGACGCCTAAAAACCTGGATGCGCGCAACGCGATCGAAGCATTGCTGGCCGGAAAGCCGGTGCCGGTGGCCAGCACGAAAACGTTTGGCTGCTCGATGAAATGGGCCGCCAAAGAGGATAATGTCAAAAAAGAGCAAACGGCTTGGGCCAAGGAACCGGTGACCCTCGAGGTGATCGACGAAGCCGCTTTGAAAGAGCTAATCCAAAACAAATCCGACAAGCTGCGGCTGATCAACGTTTGGGCAACCTGGTGCGGGCCCTGCGTGACCGAGTTTCCCGATTTTATGGTCATGCACCACATGTACCGCCGCCGCGATTTTGAGTTTATTTCGATCAGCGCCGACAATCCCGACAAGAAGGAAAAGGCCCTGAAATTCCTGCAAGGCAAGTTTGCTTCCAATCAAAACTATATTTTTAATGTAGAGGACAAATACAAGCTGATTGAAGCGGTAGATCCGAAATGGCAGGGCGCTTTACCCTATACCATACTTGTAGAACCCGGCGGTAAGATCGTCTATTCGCAGCAGGGGCCGATCGACCCCGCGAAAATGAAGAAAATGATCGTCGAGAATAAGTATGTAGGACGGTACTACTAAAACCATATTAAACACATTTCGACCTGATTCTATGGAAAACCAAGACCTTTCAAGACGCCGTTTTCTGGGCACGTCGGCCCTGGCGGCGGCGGGTTTCGTGATGGCGCGCACCCCGATTTTCGGCGCACCGGCTTACATTAAGAAATTCGGCAAGCCCAATTCGCTGTTCAACGGCGTGCAGGTGGGGGCCATTACCTACTCGTGGAGGAGCCTGCCCGGCGGCGCGGAGGACATTTTGAAATACTGTATCGAAACGAATATCAGCGCCATCGAGCTCATGGGCCCGACGGCAGAATTGTTCGCAGGAGCGCCCGAAGCCCCACCGCGCCCCAGCATGACACCCGGCCCCGACGGCAAACGCCCCGAACCGACCGAAGAACAAAAGGCGGCCCAAAAAGAGTATGGCAAGAAAATGGCCGAATGGCGCGCCAAAGTGTCGATGGACAAGTTTGTGCAGCTGCGTAAGATG includes:
- a CDS encoding redoxin domain-containing protein, which gives rise to MCAFRKLIFALALVVNALNVFAADQPETLKIGAQAPDFNLMGVDGERYSLKSFADADVLAIVFTCNHCPTAQAYEERIKKLTADYKGKKMAMVAISSNDPKAILLDELGYTDLSDTYDEMKIRAKDMAYNFPYLYDGDDQKIALAYGPVATPHIFIFDKARKLQYNGRIDDVEKPTGTPKNLDARNAIEALLAGKPVPVASTKTFGCSMKWAAKEDNVKKEQTAWAKEPVTLEVIDEAALKELIQNKSDKLRLINVWATWCGPCVTEFPDFMVMHHMYRRRDFEFISISADNPDKKEKALKFLQGKFASNQNYIFNVEDKYKLIEAVDPKWQGALPYTILVEPGGKIVYSQQGPIDPAKMKKMIVENKYVGRYY
- a CDS encoding VOC family protein, which translates into the protein MATATSLRGFATVNFYAADLDAAKKWYSEVFEIPAYFEKPGYIEFRVGDYEHEMGVIDAKWAPPGATGSHAGAIIYWHVDNVEGAYQRLLDMGATSYQPVITRGEGFVTASVVDPFGNILGVMFNKHYLSVVNGN
- a CDS encoding type II toxin-antitoxin system HicA family toxin, with protein sequence MTQIKKLLAWFHSKPKDLVWRELILILKFYGYEELPPGKTGGSRIKFADHEKRIISLHKPHPTPIVKSYVIDQIITTLKENGKIKND
- a CDS encoding YdeI/OmpD-associated family protein produces the protein METKNGIEAIAAPTSTEWRNWLAENGTKKDAVFLIIYHKDSPTASIGYKESIEHALCYGWIDSKAIKRDDESFYLTFTKRNPKSKWSIVNKERADRMIASGLMRPEGQAMIDLAKETGAWDALERAGNALIPDDLQKAFDANPTAFENFEKFAPSSKRLILEWILNAKRPETREKRIAQSVEMAARNERANHPRWPR
- a CDS encoding type II toxin-antitoxin system HicB family antitoxin; amino-acid sequence: MEKSRMINSLSYDGFTANIQFSPADEVFFGKLIGVNDLVTFEGTSVEELKQGMKDAVDDYIETCKALGKLPDKSYKGVFNVRVSSELHKKIALLASQYDVTLNDFVKSVLQYASAHQELGDEVFGLR